The sequence CTTCCGCGACCACTACCTGGAGCACAGCACCGGATTCGTCCTGGCGATGGAGCGGGCCGGGATCCCCCCTGAGTGGATCTTCGCCCTGGACAAGGGCGATAAGACGTGGAACCGGGACCGGGTCCACGCCACGTTCACCGCGCGCGGGTATCGCAGTGATGTCCTGGACAATACGGCCGTCAACGACCCGGAGGCGCACCGGGGCGAACTCGCCCGCGTCGGCGCGGATATCGACGCGTTCCTGGACGCCGCGCACGCGGCCGGTCGGCGGGTGCTGGTCGTCGACGACGGCGGCCTGCTGGCCCGCGGCTACGGCGCCGTCGGCGCGCCCCGCACGGTGGACGCCGCGCTGGAGCTGACCGTCAGCGGCATCAAGCGGATTGCCGCCGCCGGCCAGCTGGCGATCCCCGTGCTGAACATGGCCCGCTCCCAGGTCAAGTCCCGCCTGGGCTACCGGGAGATCGCCGACTCCTGCCTGCGACGGCTGCGCGCCCTGCTTCCGGACCGCAAGATCATCGGCCGTCAGGTACTGCTGTTGGGCTACGGCACCCTTGGCTCCCGTCTGGCCGCCCAGTTACGGGATCTGGGCTGCCGCGTCGACATCGTCGACACCGACCTCCCGGCGCTCATCGACGCCGCCGAGCACGGCTTCACCACCTACCGCACCGCCGCCCAGGCTCTCGCCGCCACCAGGCCCTTCCTCATCATCGGCACCACCGGCGAGGTCGCGCTGACCGACACCGACCTGAGCGTCCTTCCTGACGGCGTGCTCCTCGCCCCCTTCGCCACCCGCGACTTCTCCGCCCTGACCGAGAACGCCGTACACCGCGCGGGAGCCGTCCAGCTCCCCGGAGTGGGCATGCGCTTCGGTCTGCCCGGCGAGAAGTCGGTCACGCTGCTGGGCAACGGCCGCTCGATGAACCTCTTCGAAGCCGACTCCATCCCCAGCCAGGGCTACGACGCGTACCGCGCCGCCACCCTCATCGTCGCCACCGCCCTGTGCGCCGACCCCGGACGCATCCCCGCCGGACTGCACACCGCCCCGGCCGACACCGCCATCACAGACGCCGGCCTGTGGGAGGCGTACTACGACCTGTACGCCGCACCGGGCTCCGGCACCGGCCAGGTGTCCGCCTTCCCCGCCCCGCGCCCCGCTGCCCGTGGCCGTCTGGAGCGGGCCGCGATCGTGGGATACGGCGTCGCCGGGCGCCTGCACACCGAGATCCTCACCGCCCTGGGCGCCACCCCGGCCGTCATCGACCCCAAGCACCAGGACCTGCCCGCGTCCCTGCGGACCTTCCCCCACCAGGTCAGCGAACTGCCCCCGGCGGTGGCCGCGGGCATCGACCTGTGGTCGGTCTGCTGCCCCACCGCCGAGCACCTGGACGTGCTCCGCGCGATCCTCCGGCACAACCCGGCCGCCCGCGTCCTGATGGAGAAGCCGGCTTGCCGCGGGCACGAGATCGACGCCTTCAGCCGCCTGCTCGCCGACCACCCCGCCGCGCGGATGATCGTCAACGACCAGTACCGGCACTCCACCACGCTGCCGGCGTTCACCGGCCTCATCGCCGCACTGGAACCCGGCGCGCCCATCGACAGGGTCTCGGTGCTCTTCACCAAGGACCGGCGCCCCGACAGCGCTTCGGGGCGCTTCATCGACCGCGACTACGGCGTGCTGGGCTACGAATGGCTGCACATGCTCGCTGTCACCCGCGGCATCCTGCCCGCCCCGGCGTGGGAGCACTACATGGCCTTGGACCCGGCCACCACTACGACCGAGCCGGAATACGACCCGGCGCTGTTCGTCGCCGCCCTGACCGAGCGAGCCGACCTCCCCCGTCCCGGCGCCCCGGGCGCGCTGCGGCTGGAGCTGACCTCCTCCATCCTCGGCCCGGGGCAGGCCGACGACGCCGCACCCGCACCCCGGCCCCCGTGGCGCCAGGGACTTCGCGCGGCCGACGACCGCTACCGGCACGTCACCGTCCACGCCGGACGAACCCGCTTCACCCTGCATCTCGAACCCGTCACCGCCCCCGGCGGCTGGCAACTCGAGCGCAACCACCACCGGCTCACCGCAGTACGCGACGGCGCCGTCGTGCACGACGAAGTCCTCGCGGACTCCCCGCTGGAGACCTCCGTACGCCACGCGGCCGCGGCCCTGTTCGCCGAAGCCGCCCCACCCGCGCCCGACCTCGAACCGCTGCGCCGTATCGCGCGGCTCGCCGATGTTCTGCGCGAGCGGGCACCGGACGCTTTCACCGCCCCGGATGCGTCCCGGACCAGCGCGTAGCCGCACACGACCCCGCCCCCGGCCGCCTGCCGGGCCGACCGGAAGGCCCCGCCGTGATGAACGCCCTCTCCCTGACCGCCGGCCAGCGAGTCGTCACCATCCACTCCAACACCCCCGGTGTCACCGACTGGGCGACCAGGTACTTCGGCCGGTACTGGAAGGCCTCGCCGCCGGAGGGCAGCACCGCCGTCACCGGGCCGGTGGTCACCGTCATGGACGGTGACCACCGCGCCCCCGTCGCCGGCTCGCATACGCAGCATGCCGTCTTCGCCCGCGAACCCATCGGCTACACCCGCCACCCAGACGGGACCGTGAGCGCGCATACCCTGTCGGACCCGCCCCTCGCCTTCCAGTACGCCCCCGCCGAGCAGCACCTGCGGATCAGCAGCCAACAAGCCCTGCAGACGGCAGCCTCGCCGGGCCGGCCGACACGGCTGGCGACCGCCGCCACCCGCTTCGCCCGCGAGATGATGCGCGCCCGGCTCATCGCCGACGGATGGGTCCTGCTCCATGCCTCCGCCGCCGTGTTCCCCGGCGGACGTACCCTGCTCGCCCTGGGCGACTCCGGAGCGGGCAAGACCACGACCGCTCTCACTCTGGCCTCCGCCGGCGCCGCGCTGCTGGCGAACGACTGCTGCTTCGCCCGTCCCAACACCGACGGCACGCTCGACCTCTTGCCGTGGCCCGCCGCAGCCGCCGTCGGCCTCGGACTTCTCCACGCACTCACCTTCACCGAGTCCGCCCGTTCCCACCTCCAGACCGGTGAACCGCCTCATCCCACCCAGGACCAGCGCGTCACCGACGCCCTCACCACCGGGCGGGCCGGTGCGCTGATATCCGCGTCCGGCCGGGAACTGAAGGCACACATCTGGCCCGAGCAGCTCACCCGCTGGTTCGCTCTGCCACTGGCCACCACCGGCACCGCGGCCGGTGTTCTCCTTCCGCGCGTCGCCTCCTCCCCCGGGGCGCCGGGCCGCATGAACGACGACGGCCGTTCCGAGGTCACCACCACCGTCTTCGTGACCTCGGACGAAGAGCGCTACCCCGACATCTTCGGTTTCACCGAGGGAAGCAATGCCGGAACGCCCACGGCCCGTGCCGAGGTCCTTCAGCACCTGAAGCGACTGCCACGGCAGACGGTCGACCTGAGCCACGACCAGGCGGCCAACACCCGGCTGCTCACCGCTCTCGCCACGTCGCTCGTCGATGTAGGACGTGACCACTTTGAAGGGGTCGCTTGACTCAGGCGCTACGGATCAACGGCAGCGCCACCGAACGGAGATCGACCTCCGGCCTGAGCCGGAACGCGGCGGGGGCTTGTCGGGACATGGTGCTTCTCGCGGCCCCGTAGGGCCACTGACAAAACTCGGAACTTCCCGCCGACGAGGGGCGGTACGGTCGACGGGCACGCCCAGGCTGGGACAGGCCCCTCGCCACCCAACGAGGCCCGGCCTTCGCTCCCGACGCCCGCCGACCCGCTTTGCGCCGCTGACATCACTCCAGGGGCACTGCACCGGCCGGGGAGCCGTGACGCAACTGGACGGCAACGGCGGTGGCCAGAGCGGAGCTCACCACTTTGGCGTGACCTCCGATGACGATGCGGGCATCGTCCAGCGTGCCCAGCTCGGCGTCGATCACGATACTGCGGCTGGGCACCTCCACCTCGTACTCGTCGTGGCCGCGCTGGCGCACCAGGTAGGTCTCCAGGCCGAGTTCGCACTCCCAGGTCCCCGGCGTGGACTCGGCCAGGTCAACGAGGGTTCGGATCTGGTCCAGTGGGCTCTCCACGACCGGGTGGACCTCATCGGCATGCTCCTCGAAGGCCCTTCTCGCGAGCAGGGCGAAGCGGTGCCGGCTCACCTCGCCGCACTGCGGGCAGTGGAGCGCGAATCTGTCCGGTCCGGTGGCCTCGTCCTCGGTGAGCTCGGTGATCGTCGGCCGCAGCCCGTTCACCACTGGCTCTTGCGCTACGCCCTTGCGCGGTCGTCGGCTCACCGGACCCCGTCCCTCGTGCTGGTGCTGATGGCATCCACATTCTCCCGCGCCCCAGCCTCCCGGCCCGACAAGCAGACGCGCTGTCGGCATGAGCACACCGCGGGCGGCCCTAGGGTCCTCGGGTATGACGCAGCACATCAGGATCGCGAGCAGAGCCTCGGTCATGGCCACCGCACAGGTCGAGTGGCTGATGGGAGAGATCGCCCGCAACACCCCGGGCGTCACCCCGGAGTTCATTCCGATCACCACGACGGGGGACCGCTGGGCCGGACCCTTGTCCGAGGTGGGGGGCAAAGCGGTGTTCACCAGCGCGGTGACGCAGGCCGTCCTCGACGGCCGCGCGGACCTGGCGCTGCACTGCTCGAAGGACATGCCCGGCGATGAGCCCGAACCCCACGGCACAGTGTGCCTGTACCCGCGACGTGACGACGTCCACGACGTCCTGGTCCACCGCGGCGGATGCCAGTTGGACGACCTGCCGGCCGGTACCCGGGTGGGCACCTCGGCCCCGCGCCGGATCGCCCAGCTCACCGCCTCCCACCCGCACCTGGCCCTGGTGCCCGTACGCGGAAACGCGGACACTCGCCTCGCCTTGGCCCAGGCCGGCGAGGTCGTCGACGCCGTGGTCCTCGCCGGAGCCGGCCTGCGCCGGATCGGCCGGGAAGCCGAAGCCACGGAG comes from Streptomyces sp. NBC_01454 and encodes:
- a CDS encoding Gfo/Idh/MocA family oxidoreductase, whose amino-acid sequence is MSTTAIAADQWVVLRGPISAETITRAATALAERRQLQCALDEGAGTLRLTDPVTSHVLVTVRWKGLPPQAPRTLGFQIPPPAAVDILIDPAPDSGGSQLAAELHDALSAHALPYTGSELDGIRAAMPLLERYSTEQPAFGNWALLFRDHYLEHSTGFVLAMERAGIPPEWIFALDKGDKTWNRDRVHATFTARGYRSDVLDNTAVNDPEAHRGELARVGADIDAFLDAAHAAGRRVLVVDDGGLLARGYGAVGAPRTVDAALELTVSGIKRIAAAGQLAIPVLNMARSQVKSRLGYREIADSCLRRLRALLPDRKIIGRQVLLLGYGTLGSRLAAQLRDLGCRVDIVDTDLPALIDAAEHGFTTYRTAAQALAATRPFLIIGTTGEVALTDTDLSVLPDGVLLAPFATRDFSALTENAVHRAGAVQLPGVGMRFGLPGEKSVTLLGNGRSMNLFEADSIPSQGYDAYRAATLIVATALCADPGRIPAGLHTAPADTAITDAGLWEAYYDLYAAPGSGTGQVSAFPAPRPAARGRLERAAIVGYGVAGRLHTEILTALGATPAVIDPKHQDLPASLRTFPHQVSELPPAVAAGIDLWSVCCPTAEHLDVLRAILRHNPAARVLMEKPACRGHEIDAFSRLLADHPAARMIVNDQYRHSTTLPAFTGLIAALEPGAPIDRVSVLFTKDRRPDSASGRFIDRDYGVLGYEWLHMLAVTRGILPAPAWEHYMALDPATTTTEPEYDPALFVAALTERADLPRPGAPGALRLELTSSILGPGQADDAAPAPRPPWRQGLRAADDRYRHVTVHAGRTRFTLHLEPVTAPGGWQLERNHHRLTAVRDGAVVHDEVLADSPLETSVRHAAAALFAEAAPPAPDLEPLRRIARLADVLRERAPDAFTAPDASRTSA
- the hemC gene encoding hydroxymethylbilane synthase, translated to MTQHIRIASRASVMATAQVEWLMGEIARNTPGVTPEFIPITTTGDRWAGPLSEVGGKAVFTSAVTQAVLDGRADLALHCSKDMPGDEPEPHGTVCLYPRRDDVHDVLVHRGGCQLDDLPAGTRVGTSAPRRIAQLTASHPHLALVPVRGNADTRLALAQAGEVVDAVVLAGAGLRRIGREAEATEILDLHRVMPALGAGQLAMQAREADQATLEILTPLTDAAATRAAIAERTLLRALAGHCHAPIAGHAIAHASGEIHLTARVYAEDGSVVLGSDLTGHGPEKVGAAVAEDLISHGAAEVLAASRRT